From a region of the Anser cygnoides isolate HZ-2024a breed goose chromosome 34, Taihu_goose_T2T_genome, whole genome shotgun sequence genome:
- the RAVER1 gene encoding LOW QUALITY PROTEIN: ribonucleoprotein PTB-binding 1 (The sequence of the model RefSeq protein was modified relative to this genomic sequence to represent the inferred CDS: deleted 2 bases in 2 codons): MVAGGRGGLRWRRRRRRRGRRGPGPGPGPGRAPEEELPPLEPAEARSRLERSARQFRNRRKVLIRGLPPDVSNQEVHELLSDYELKYCFVDKYKGTAFVTLLNGEQAESAIRKFHLSKLRDRELSVQLQPTDALLCIANLPRLYSQQQFEELVRPFGNLERCFLVYSEKTGHSKGYGFVEYMKKDSAARAKSDLLGRQLGTRALYVHWTDGAQLTLELVHSRCLCVDKLPHNYADLEELRGVFSALCPPTFCQLAYGQDGQLKGFAVLEYESAEAAEMVQQATDGLLLAGNHVRVSFCAPGPPGRSMLAALIAAQATALNRGKGLLPEPNILQILNSLGNPASLQLLLNPCSTGASGGKQGILGAAPSMPLVANPALSTALLQLALQNQPQAQQKPGILGDSPLGSLPHGALALAAAPAQPPASSWASSRQAAPCPATWPRAASSRPFCRRETWPWLLSWAPWGPTRRLGAGGRGGAAAAPQVPPPGLPAGLRHRRPPETKAGRERASGLRGLAAGGAPKDFKIPLNPYLNLQSLLPPSSLGGAANKAFALKAGVLGSVPTARRSPSSLADPLLPSPGLAAEGYAFDYQPDLGSRIFPQSREHAGPLLGSFGHGRHKLSSTASPGFERGALGGRRCPFYSGSPSSYFTSGLQAGLKQSHLGKPVGMPPGAPQTASCPPPSHSSHAKTPAQKRASSHLLPSPEPSPEGCYVGQHSQGLGGHYADSYLKRKRIF, translated from the exons ATGGTCGCGGGAGGCCGCGGGGGCctaagatggcggcggcggcggcggcgccgggggcggagggggccggggccggggccgggcccgggccgaGCTCCCGAGGAGGAGCTGCCCCCGCTGGAGCCGGCCGAGGCCCGGAGCCGCCTGGAGCGAAGCGCCCGCCAGTTCCGCAACCGCCGCAAGGTGCTGATCCGCGGGCTGCCGCCGGACGTCAGCAACCAG gaagtcCACGAGCTGCTGAGCGACTACGAGCTGAAGTACTGCTTCGTGGACAAGTACAAGGGCACCG CCTTCGTCACGCTGCTCAACGGCGAGCAAGCCGAGTCGGCCATCCGCAAGTTCCACCTGAGCAAGCTGCGCGACAGGGAGCTCTcggtgcagctgcagcccacggaCGCCCTGCTGTGCATCGCCAACCTGCCGCGCCtctacagccagcagcagtTCGAGGAGCTGGTGCGGCCCTTCGGCAACCTGGAGCGCTGCTTCCTCGTCTACAGCGAGAAGACGGGCCACTCCAAAGGCTACGGCTTCGTGGAGTACATGAAGAAGGACTCGGCGGCCCGGGCCAAGTCGGACctgctggggaggcagctgggCACGCGGGCGCTCTACGTGCACTGGACGGACGGCGCGCAGCTGACGCTGGAGCTGGTGCACTCGCGGTGCCTCTGCGTGGACAAGCTGCCCCACAACTACGCCGACCTCGAGGAGCTGCGCGGGGTCTTCTCGGCGCTCTGCCCGCCCACCTTCTGCCAG ctggcgTACGGGCAGGACGGGCAGCTGAAAGGCTTCGCCGTGCTGGAATACGAATCGGCCGAGGCGGCGGAGATGGTGCAGCAGGCCACGGACGGCTTGCTGCTGGCCGGGAACCACGTCCGCGTCTCCTTctgcgcccccggcccccccggccgcagCATGCTGGCCGCGCTCATCGCTGCCCAGGCCACG GCGCTGAACCGGGGGAAAGGGCTCCTCCCCGAACCCAACATCCTCCAGATCCTCAACAGCCTGGGCAACCCCGCTtcgctccagctgctgctcaaCCCCTGCTCCACGGGGGCGTCGGGGGGCAAACAGG GAATCCTGGGCGCCGCTCCGTCCATGCCGCTGGTCGCTAACCCGGCGCTCTCCACcgccctgctccagctggcGCTGCAGAACCAGCCGCAGGCGCAGCAG AAGCCGGGCATCCTGGGCGACTCGCCGCTGGGCTCCCTGCCGCACGGCGCCCTGGCCTTGGCGGCCGCACCGGCCCAGCCCCCGGCCAGCTCCTGGGCGAGCTCTCGGCAG GCGGCCCCCTGCCCGGCGACATGGCCCAGGGCCGCGTCAAGTCGCCCATTTTGCCGTCGGGAAACGTGGCCCTGGCTCCTTTCCTGGGCCCCGTGGGGGCCG ACGCGACGGCTCGGtgctggggggcgcgggggggcggcggcggcgccgcagGTGCCCCCCCCTGGGCTCCCTGCTGGGCTCCGTCATCGGCGGCCTCCAGAAACCAAAGCAGGGCGAGAACGGGCCTCCGGCCTCCGGG GTCTCGCTGCTGGGGGAGCCCCCAAAGACTTCAAGATCCCCCTCAACCCCTACCTGAACCTGCAGAGCCTCCTGCCGCCGAGCAGCCtcggag GCGCCGCCAACAAAGCCTTCGCCCTAAAAGCCGGGGTGCTGGGCAGCGTCCCCACCGCCCGCCGCTCCCCGTCCTCCCTCGCCgaccccctgctcccctccccggggctggcggccgAGGGCTACGCCTTCGACTACCAGCCG GATTTGGGCTCGCGGATCTTCCCCCAGAGCCGGGAACACGCCGGGCCCCTCCTGGGCAGCTTCGGGCACGGCCGACACAAG cTCTCCTCCACGGCGTCCCCCGGCTTCGAGCGGGGCGCCCTGGggggccgccgctgc ccctTCTACTCAGGGTCCCCCAGTTCCTACTTCACCAGCGGCCTCCAAGCCGGCCTGAAGCAGAGCCACCTCGGCAAG cccgtcGGGATGCCGCCGGGGGCTCCTCAGACGGCGTCCTGCCCGCCCCCCTCGCACAGCTCCCACGCCAAG ACCCCCGCCCAGAAGCGCGCCTCCTCCCACCTGCTGCCGTCGCCGGAGCCCAGCCCCGAGGGCTGCTACGTGGGGCAGCACtcgcaggggctgggggggcactaCGCCGACTCCTACCTGAAGCGCAAGAGGATTTTTTAa
- the FDX2 gene encoding LOW QUALITY PROTEIN: ferredoxin-2, mitochondrial (The sequence of the model RefSeq protein was modified relative to this genomic sequence to represent the inferred CDS: inserted 1 base in 1 codon) has translation MAARRALRGGRALLRGFCCAATGTEWVNVVFVDRSGRRVPARGRVGESVLRLAQRYGLELEGACEASLACSTCHVYVSSAHLSRLPGPSEEEEDLLELAPQLQLTSRLXCQLVLSPLLEGAELTLPPFTRNFYVDGHVPRPH, from the exons ATGGCGGCCCGCAGAGCGCTGCgcggcggccgggcgctgcTGCGGGGCTTCTGCTGCGCCGCGACCGGCACCGAGTg GGTGAACGTCGTCTTCGTGGACCGCAGCGGGCGGCGGGTGCCGGCGCGGGGCCGGGTCGGGGAGAGCGTCCTGCGGCTGGCGCAGCGCTACGGGCTGGAGCTCGAGG GTGCCTGCGAGGCGTCGCTGGCCTGCTCCACCTGCCACGTCTACGTCAGCAGCGCCCACCTCAGCCGCCTGCCGGGCCCCAGCGAAGA GGAGGAGGacctgctggagctggccccGCAGCTGCAGCTCACCTCGCGCC GCTGccagctggtgctgagcccgCTGCTGGAGGGCGCTGAGCTGACGCTGCCCCCCTTCACCCGCAACTTCTACGTCGACGGCCACGTCCCCCGGCCCCACTGA